The following proteins come from a genomic window of Kitasatospora sp. NBC_01246:
- the galK gene encoding galactokinase → MTTFRTLFSADPEGTWAAPGRVNLIGEHTDYNDGFVLPVALPHTTRVQARRRDDSLLRLHSTRGGDEITTLDLDKLEPGTTTGWTAYPAAVVWALRDAGHAVAGADLLIDSDVPEGAGLSSSAALQCAVATAYNDLYHLGLDGMQLALLAQRAENAYVGVPCGIMDQTASLCCRAGHALLLDTRDLTSRQVPLDLEGAGLRLLVIDTRVKHDLADGAYAKLRAGCERAAELLGLAALRDLTADALPAALDRLPAELRPLVRHVVTEDDRVRQATALLDAGDLAGIGAVLTAGHASLRDDYAVSCPETDLAADTAVAAGALGARMTGGGFGGSVIALVHQDDADRVTAAVTAAFAAAGHALPRSFAATPADGARRIA, encoded by the coding sequence ATGACCACCTTCCGGACGCTGTTCTCCGCCGACCCCGAGGGCACCTGGGCCGCCCCCGGCCGGGTCAACCTGATCGGCGAGCACACCGACTACAACGACGGCTTCGTCCTTCCCGTCGCCCTCCCCCACACCACCCGCGTCCAGGCCCGCCGCCGCGACGACAGCCTGCTGCGCCTGCACAGCACCCGGGGCGGCGACGAGATCACCACCCTCGACCTCGACAAGCTGGAGCCCGGGACCACCACCGGCTGGACCGCGTACCCCGCGGCCGTCGTCTGGGCCCTTCGCGACGCGGGCCACGCCGTCGCCGGCGCCGATCTGCTGATCGACAGCGACGTCCCCGAGGGCGCCGGCCTCTCCTCGTCCGCCGCCCTGCAGTGCGCCGTCGCCACCGCCTACAACGACCTGTACCACCTCGGCCTGGACGGGATGCAGCTCGCCCTGCTCGCCCAGCGCGCCGAGAACGCCTACGTCGGCGTCCCCTGCGGGATCATGGACCAGACCGCCTCCCTGTGCTGCCGCGCGGGCCACGCGCTCCTCCTCGACACCCGCGACCTCACCAGCCGCCAGGTGCCGCTCGACCTCGAAGGCGCCGGCCTGCGGCTGCTCGTGATCGACACCCGGGTCAAGCACGACCTCGCCGACGGCGCCTACGCGAAGCTGCGGGCCGGCTGCGAGCGGGCCGCCGAGCTGCTCGGCCTCGCCGCCCTGCGCGACCTCACGGCCGACGCCCTGCCCGCGGCCCTCGACCGGCTGCCGGCCGAACTGCGGCCGCTGGTCCGCCACGTGGTCACCGAGGACGACCGGGTACGGCAGGCCACCGCCCTGCTCGACGCCGGCGACCTGGCCGGCATCGGCGCGGTCCTCACCGCCGGGCACGCCTCGCTCCGCGACGACTACGCGGTCTCCTGCCCCGAGACCGACCTCGCCGCGGACACCGCCGTGGCCGCCGGCGCCCTCGGCGCCCGGATGACCGGCGGCGGCTTCGGGGGCTCGGTCATCGCGCTCGTCCACCAGGACGACGCCGACCGCGTCACCGCCGCCGTCACCGCGGCCTTCGCGGCCGCCGGCCACGCCCTGCCGCGAAGCTTCGCGGCCACTCCCGCCGACGGCGCCCGCCGCATCGCCTGA
- the galE gene encoding UDP-glucose 4-epimerase GalE produces the protein MSAARRYLVTGGAGYVGSVVAAHLLEAGHRVTVLDDLSTGFREGVPAGAEFVRGRIQEAGEVLDASFDGVLHFAASSQVGESVADPEKYWRNNVAGSLELISAMRAAGVRKLVFSSTAATYGEPESVPIAETARTAPTSTYGATKLAVDHLITSEAVAHGLAAVSLRYFNVAGAYGAYGERHDPESHLIPLVFQAALGQRPHIAVYGDDYPTEDGTCVRDYIHVADLADAHLLALDAAEAGEHLICNLGNGSGFSVREVIESVKRVTGREIPVVTAERRAGDPAVLVASAERAHQRLGWTPKRPNLDDIVADAWNFTLEHPA, from the coding sequence ATGAGCGCCGCCCGCAGGTACCTGGTCACGGGTGGCGCCGGCTATGTCGGCAGCGTGGTCGCCGCCCACCTGCTGGAGGCGGGACACCGGGTGACCGTCCTGGACGACCTCTCCACCGGCTTCCGCGAGGGTGTGCCGGCCGGCGCCGAGTTCGTGCGGGGGCGCATCCAGGAGGCGGGCGAGGTCCTCGACGCCTCCTTCGACGGGGTGCTGCACTTCGCGGCCTCCTCGCAGGTCGGCGAGTCGGTCGCGGACCCGGAGAAGTACTGGCGCAACAACGTGGCCGGCTCGCTGGAGCTGATCAGCGCGATGCGCGCGGCGGGCGTGCGCAAGCTGGTGTTCTCCTCCACCGCCGCCACCTACGGCGAGCCGGAGTCGGTGCCGATCGCCGAGACCGCCCGCACCGCGCCCACCAGCACCTACGGCGCCACCAAGCTGGCCGTCGACCACCTGATCACCAGCGAGGCCGTCGCGCACGGCCTGGCCGCCGTCTCGCTGCGCTACTTCAACGTGGCCGGCGCGTACGGCGCCTACGGCGAGCGGCACGACCCCGAGTCGCACCTGATCCCGCTGGTCTTCCAGGCCGCGCTCGGGCAGCGCCCGCACATCGCGGTCTACGGCGACGACTACCCGACCGAGGACGGCACCTGCGTCCGCGACTACATCCACGTCGCGGACCTCGCCGACGCCCACCTGCTGGCGCTGGACGCCGCCGAAGCGGGCGAGCACCTGATCTGCAACCTCGGCAACGGCAGCGGCTTCTCGGTCCGCGAGGTCATCGAGTCGGTCAAGCGCGTCACCGGCCGCGAGATCCCGGTGGTCACCGCCGAGCGCCGGGCCGGCGACCCCGCCGTCCTGGTGGCCTCCGCCGAGCGCGCCCACCAGAGGCTTGGCTGGACCCCCAAGCGCCCCAACCTCGACGACATCGTCGCCGACGCCTGGAACTTCACCCTGGAGCACCCCGCATGA
- a CDS encoding NADH:flavin oxidoreductase/NADH oxidase, with translation MSTTLFTPYTLRSLTVPNRVWMAAMCQYSAVPDGDGAGVPTDWHFTHLAARATGGTGLIVTEATAVSPEGRISPYDLGIWNDTQVEAFRRITAFLKAQGTVAAIQLAHAGRKASTERTWVDRGRAIGPDEAHGWTPVGPSAVPFSSAHTTPEELTEEQIGDVVRQFADAARRALDAGFQVAEIHGAHGYLIHQFLSPHSNHRTDAYGGSFEGRIRFALEVVDAVRAVWPQDLPLFFRISATDWLTEDPQDDREGWTSEDTVRFAKELQARGVDLMDISTGGIAPDARITAGPGYQVPFAEAVRNGTGMPVAAVGLITDPAQAEEILAAGRADAVLLGRELLRDPYWPRHAAITLGAPLPAPVQYHRA, from the coding sequence ATGAGCACCACTCTCTTCACCCCGTACACCCTGAGGTCGCTGACCGTCCCCAACCGTGTCTGGATGGCGGCGATGTGCCAGTACAGCGCCGTGCCGGACGGCGACGGGGCCGGTGTCCCGACGGACTGGCACTTCACCCACCTCGCGGCCCGCGCCACCGGCGGCACGGGGCTGATCGTCACCGAGGCCACCGCCGTCAGCCCGGAGGGCCGCATCAGCCCGTACGACCTCGGCATCTGGAACGACACCCAGGTCGAGGCGTTCCGGCGGATCACCGCCTTCCTGAAGGCGCAGGGCACGGTTGCCGCGATCCAGCTCGCCCACGCCGGCCGCAAGGCCTCCACCGAGCGCACCTGGGTCGACCGCGGCCGCGCCATCGGCCCGGACGAGGCCCACGGCTGGACGCCGGTCGGCCCGAGCGCCGTGCCCTTCTCGTCGGCGCACACCACGCCGGAGGAGCTGACGGAGGAGCAGATCGGTGATGTCGTACGGCAGTTCGCCGACGCCGCCCGCCGGGCGCTCGACGCCGGCTTCCAGGTCGCCGAGATCCACGGTGCCCACGGCTACCTGATCCACCAGTTCCTCTCGCCCCACAGCAACCACCGCACCGACGCCTACGGTGGCTCCTTCGAGGGACGGATCCGCTTCGCGCTGGAGGTCGTCGACGCCGTCCGGGCGGTGTGGCCGCAGGACCTGCCGCTCTTCTTCCGGATCTCCGCGACCGACTGGCTCACCGAGGACCCGCAGGACGACCGCGAGGGCTGGACGTCGGAGGACACCGTCCGGTTCGCCAAGGAGCTCCAGGCCCGTGGCGTGGACCTGATGGACATCTCCACCGGAGGCATCGCCCCCGACGCCAGGATCACCGCCGGCCCCGGCTACCAGGTGCCCTTCGCCGAGGCGGTGCGCAACGGGACCGGCATGCCGGTGGCGGCCGTCGGCCTGATCACCGACCCCGCCCAGGCCGAGGAGATCCTGGCCGCCGGCCGGGCCGACGCCGTCCTGCTCGGCCGCGAACTCCTGCGCGACCCCTACTGGCCCCGCCACGCCGCCATCACCCTCGGCGCCCCCCTCCCCGCCCCGGTCCAGTACCACCGCGCCTGA
- a CDS encoding response regulator, giving the protein MMTTARPFDVLLVEDDAADAMLIEEALSERGERNLVQVTDGVAALEYLRAPDSVRPDLIVLDLNMPRMNGRDLLKVLKNDDDLRTIPVVVLTTSTAPDDVTGAYSSHANAYVAKPVNLDEFEQAVQTIDAFYLDTATRPRP; this is encoded by the coding sequence ATGATGACCACCGCCCGCCCCTTCGATGTCCTGCTCGTGGAGGACGACGCCGCCGACGCGATGCTCATCGAGGAAGCCCTCTCCGAGCGCGGGGAGCGCAACCTGGTCCAGGTCACCGACGGCGTCGCCGCCCTCGAATACCTGCGCGCCCCGGACAGCGTGCGTCCCGACCTCATCGTCCTCGACCTCAACATGCCCCGGATGAACGGGCGCGACCTGCTGAAGGTCCTGAAGAACGACGACGACCTGCGGACCATCCCGGTGGTCGTGCTCACCACCTCCACCGCCCCGGACGACGTCACCGGCGCCTACAGCAGCCACGCCAACGCGTACGTGGCCAAGCCCGTCAACCTGGACGAGTTCGAGCAGGCCGTCCAGACCATCGACGCCTTCTACCTCGACACCGCCACCCGCCCCCGCCCCTGA
- a CDS encoding ROK family transcriptional regulator produces the protein MFPNHAQPLVTAPAETAVLALLLAGSPLSRVELARRTGLSSTAVTKAARPLIVDGYLHELPPERTAPGAGRPVNPLAVTVDREFFVGIKISGEALFGVVCDLRAGLRVTGGRRLGEDRSPEAVCGLLGELVEELLDADPVFRERTRRLGVAVSGDVDRSAGLVRYSVLPGWRDVPLADELARATGLSVTVENDVKALTAAEHWFGEGIGTENFALVTIGSGVGSGLVVNGQLVTGAYGVAGELGHISIDPDGPPCHCGGVGCVEVFAAGGAILASARGATGRADLDFDDVVQLARAGDRAAREAFATAGRAIGVGIATLVSLLGPERVVVTGEGLDTYDLFGIHIREAYAAHCFKAAAKCPLTLRPLTWEEWARGAAVLGIQALLP, from the coding sequence GTGTTCCCGAATCACGCGCAGCCGCTGGTCACGGCCCCGGCCGAGACCGCCGTCCTCGCCCTCCTGCTGGCCGGGAGTCCGCTCAGCAGGGTCGAACTGGCCCGTCGTACGGGCCTGTCCTCGACCGCCGTCACCAAGGCTGCGAGGCCGCTCATCGTCGACGGCTATCTGCACGAACTCCCCCCGGAGCGTACCGCGCCCGGGGCCGGCCGCCCGGTCAACCCGTTGGCCGTCACGGTGGACCGGGAGTTCTTCGTCGGAATCAAGATCAGCGGCGAGGCCCTGTTCGGCGTGGTCTGCGACCTGCGGGCCGGTCTGCGGGTCACCGGCGGCCGTCGGCTGGGCGAGGACCGCAGCCCGGAGGCCGTCTGCGGGCTGCTGGGTGAACTCGTCGAGGAACTCCTCGACGCCGACCCGGTGTTCCGGGAGCGTACGAGGCGCCTCGGGGTCGCGGTCTCCGGTGACGTGGACCGGTCGGCCGGCCTCGTCCGGTACTCCGTCCTTCCCGGCTGGCGCGACGTCCCACTGGCGGACGAACTGGCGAGGGCGACCGGGCTGAGCGTCACGGTGGAGAACGACGTCAAGGCCCTGACCGCCGCCGAGCACTGGTTCGGCGAGGGGATCGGGACGGAGAACTTCGCGCTGGTCACGATCGGTTCGGGGGTCGGTTCCGGGCTGGTCGTCAACGGCCAACTGGTCACCGGGGCCTACGGGGTCGCCGGCGAGCTGGGGCACATCAGCATCGACCCGGACGGCCCGCCCTGCCACTGCGGCGGGGTCGGCTGCGTCGAGGTCTTCGCGGCCGGCGGCGCCATCCTCGCCTCGGCCCGCGGTGCGACCGGCCGCGCGGACCTCGACTTCGACGACGTCGTCCAGCTCGCCCGGGCCGGCGACCGGGCCGCCCGGGAGGCCTTCGCCACGGCCGGCCGGGCCATCGGGGTCGGCATCGCCACCTTGGTGAGCCTCCTCGGGCCCGAGCGCGTCGTCGTCACCGGTGAAGGGCTCGACACCTACGACCTCTTCGGGATCCACATCAGGGAGGCGTACGCCGCGCACTGCTTCAAGGCGGCGGCGAAGTGCCCGCTGACCCTGCGTCCGCTTACGTGGGAGGAGTGGGCCCGGGGCGCCGCCGTCCTGGGCATCCAGGCGCTCCTCCCGTAG
- a CDS encoding sensor histidine kinase: protein MTGDDSDRRSGGGLATWTTRRWLRVGVTASLVVLTLLGVAGAWVLSRTQSISTDLVDVRSPALASAFRLESALLNQETGIRGYGLTGTPEFMAPYQQGLAEQRTETAQLTELLHDDPSGLADLKAVQDAVTSWQERIARPIAATPPGTPSPLAAGSALEGKNAFDDVRAALSGQEDRLREDRDAARSDLAAMMRLRNWVFGAVAVLIAALAALVFEGLRRGITEPLDQLVADARTIGGGDFDHPITPTGPADLRHLSGEIDSMRRRLVRELAFTEEARLRLDEQAADLQRSNTELEQFAYVASHDLQEPLRKVSSFTQLLQRRYGGRLDAKADQYIAFAVDGANRMQVLINDLLDFSRVGRLHHAHQEVDLDQVLEQTLAALSVGIEEADAKITHDPLPTLVADPTQMGMLWQNLIGNAVKFRRPGVAPEIHVSAVREDALWHFAVTDNGIGIAPEFAEKVFVIFQRLHTKDAYSGSGIGLAMCKKIVEFHGGTIAIDPDHREGARITFTLAPEPPQRPGPPTGETAARSDTEQAR from the coding sequence ATGACCGGCGACGACAGTGACCGGAGGTCCGGCGGGGGCCTTGCCACATGGACGACCCGGCGGTGGCTCCGGGTGGGAGTCACCGCGTCCCTGGTGGTCCTCACCCTGCTCGGAGTGGCGGGGGCGTGGGTACTGTCCCGCACCCAGTCGATCAGCACCGACCTGGTGGACGTGCGCTCCCCCGCGCTCGCCAGCGCGTTCCGCCTGGAGTCGGCCCTGCTCAACCAGGAGACCGGGATCCGTGGCTACGGCCTCACCGGCACCCCGGAGTTCATGGCGCCCTACCAGCAGGGGCTCGCCGAGCAGCGGACGGAGACCGCACAGCTGACGGAACTGCTCCACGACGACCCCTCCGGCCTCGCCGACCTGAAGGCCGTGCAGGACGCCGTGACGAGCTGGCAGGAGCGGATCGCCCGGCCGATCGCCGCCACGCCACCCGGCACGCCCTCGCCGCTCGCGGCCGGCAGCGCCCTGGAGGGCAAGAACGCCTTCGACGACGTACGGGCCGCCCTGAGCGGCCAGGAGGACCGGCTGCGCGAGGACCGCGACGCCGCGCGGAGCGACCTCGCCGCCATGATGCGGCTGCGGAACTGGGTGTTCGGCGCCGTCGCCGTGCTGATCGCCGCCCTCGCCGCCCTGGTGTTCGAGGGGCTGCGCCGGGGCATCACCGAGCCGCTGGACCAACTCGTCGCGGACGCCCGCACCATCGGCGGCGGCGACTTCGACCACCCCATCACCCCGACCGGCCCCGCCGACCTCCGGCACCTGAGCGGCGAGATCGACTCCATGCGCCGGCGCCTGGTGCGGGAACTGGCCTTCACCGAGGAGGCCCGGCTGCGCCTGGACGAGCAGGCGGCGGACCTCCAGCGGTCCAACACCGAGCTGGAGCAGTTCGCCTACGTCGCCTCCCACGACCTCCAGGAGCCGCTGCGCAAGGTCTCCAGCTTCACCCAGCTCCTCCAGCGCCGCTACGGGGGCCGGCTCGACGCCAAGGCCGACCAGTACATCGCCTTCGCGGTCGACGGTGCGAACCGCATGCAGGTCCTCATCAACGACCTCCTCGACTTCTCCCGGGTGGGCCGGCTCCACCACGCCCACCAGGAGGTCGACCTGGACCAGGTGCTGGAACAGACCCTGGCCGCGCTGAGCGTGGGCATCGAGGAGGCCGACGCGAAGATCACCCACGATCCGCTGCCGACCCTGGTCGCCGACCCCACCCAGATGGGGATGCTCTGGCAGAACCTGATCGGCAACGCGGTCAAGTTCCGCCGCCCCGGCGTGGCGCCGGAGATCCACGTCTCGGCCGTCCGGGAGGACGCGCTCTGGCACTTCGCGGTGACCGACAACGGCATCGGCATCGCACCGGAGTTCGCCGAGAAGGTGTTCGTGATCTTCCAGCGGCTGCACACCAAGGACGCCTACTCCGGCAGCGGCATCGGGCTGGCGATGTGCAAGAAGATCGTCGAGTTCCACGGCGGCACCATCGCCATCGACCCCGACCACCGCGAGGGCGCCCGCATCACCTTCACCCTGGCACCCGAACCGCCGCAGCGCCCCGGCCCGCCGACCGGCGAGACCGCGGCCCGATCCGACACGGAGCAGGCACGATGA
- the galT gene encoding galactose-1-phosphate uridylyltransferase: MIRTTSKLADGRELIYFDSDVPAHRGTADLRPLEAPANRSEIRRDAVTGAWVTVAAHRQARTYQPPADECPLCPSRDGRFSEIPDADYQVAVFENRFPSLAADSPAPEGAAGDPLRTALAGTGRCEVVCFTSDHQSSFAALDEAHARLVLDAWTDRTAELSALPGVEQVYCFENRGAEIGVTLAHPHGQIYAFPFATPRTARMVEQAAKHRAATGRNLFEDLLDAERGDPRRTVLTGRHWTAFVPFAARWPYEVHLYPNRRVGDLTRLTEAERAEFPGVYLELLRRFDRLFTAPGADGPAAPTPYISAWHQAPATNGAELALHLELFTIRRTADKLKYLAGVESGMDAFVNDVSPETAAERLREVAS; this comes from the coding sequence GTGATCAGGACGACCAGCAAGCTCGCCGACGGGCGCGAGCTGATCTATTTCGACAGCGACGTGCCCGCCCACCGCGGCACCGCGGACCTCCGCCCCCTGGAGGCCCCGGCCAACCGCTCGGAGATCCGCCGCGACGCGGTGACCGGCGCCTGGGTGACCGTCGCCGCCCACCGCCAGGCCCGGACGTACCAGCCGCCGGCCGACGAATGTCCGCTCTGCCCGTCCCGCGACGGCCGGTTCAGCGAGATCCCCGACGCCGACTACCAGGTCGCCGTCTTCGAGAACCGCTTCCCCTCGCTCGCCGCGGACAGCCCCGCCCCCGAGGGCGCCGCCGGCGACCCGCTGCGCACCGCCCTGGCCGGCACCGGTCGCTGCGAGGTCGTCTGCTTCACCTCCGACCACCAGTCGTCCTTCGCCGCCCTGGACGAGGCGCACGCCCGGCTGGTCCTGGACGCCTGGACCGACCGCACCGCCGAACTCTCCGCGCTGCCGGGCGTCGAGCAGGTCTACTGCTTCGAGAACCGCGGCGCCGAGATCGGCGTCACGCTCGCCCACCCGCACGGCCAGATCTACGCCTTCCCCTTCGCCACCCCGCGCACCGCCCGGATGGTGGAGCAGGCCGCGAAGCACCGGGCCGCCACCGGCCGCAACCTCTTCGAGGACCTGCTCGACGCCGAGCGCGGCGACCCCCGGCGCACCGTCCTCACCGGCCGGCACTGGACCGCCTTCGTGCCGTTCGCCGCCCGCTGGCCCTACGAGGTGCACCTCTACCCCAACCGCCGGGTCGGCGACCTCACCCGGCTCACCGAGGCCGAGCGCGCCGAGTTCCCCGGTGTCTACCTGGAGCTGCTGCGCCGCTTCGACCGGCTGTTCACCGCACCCGGCGCCGACGGGCCCGCCGCGCCGACCCCGTACATCTCCGCCTGGCACCAGGCCCCCGCCACCAACGGCGCGGAGCTCGCCCTGCACCTGGAGCTGTTCACCATCCGGCGGACCGCCGACAAGCTGAAGTACCTGGCCGGCGTGGAGTCCGGCATGGACGCCTTCGTCAACGACGTGTCGCCCGAGACGGCCGCCGAGCGACTGCGCGAGGTGGCGTCATGA
- a CDS encoding undecaprenyl-diphosphate phosphatase, protein MSAITVGQAVVLGVVEGVTEFLPISSTGHLKITEGLMGIPVDDASVVGFTAVIQVGAIAAVLLYFLKDIVRIVSAWGRGLVNREERYHHDYKFAWWVIFATVPIVVVGLAAKPLIKGPLASLWVVAGSLIVGSGVMWAADQMGRHKRGEDDTGFKDAMIVGSAQILALLFPGFSRSGATMSAGLMLDLERVAATRLSFFLGIPALTGAGLYELKDALGAGVSTTPLVVGTAVSFVVAYGSIAWLLKYVAKHSFNAFVAYRIAIGVILLGLLGSGVLTA, encoded by the coding sequence GTGAGCGCGATCACCGTCGGACAGGCCGTTGTCCTGGGAGTCGTGGAGGGGGTGACCGAGTTCCTGCCGATCTCCTCCACCGGCCATCTGAAGATCACCGAGGGGCTGATGGGCATCCCGGTCGACGACGCCTCCGTCGTCGGTTTCACCGCCGTCATCCAGGTCGGCGCCATCGCGGCCGTGCTGCTCTACTTCCTCAAGGACATCGTGCGGATCGTCTCCGCCTGGGGCCGCGGCCTGGTGAACCGCGAGGAGCGGTACCACCACGACTACAAGTTCGCCTGGTGGGTCATCTTCGCGACGGTTCCGATCGTCGTGGTCGGCCTGGCCGCCAAGCCCCTGATCAAGGGCCCGCTGGCCTCGCTCTGGGTGGTGGCCGGCTCCCTGATCGTCGGCAGCGGCGTGATGTGGGCGGCCGACCAGATGGGCCGCCACAAGCGCGGCGAGGACGACACCGGCTTCAAGGACGCGATGATCGTCGGCTCGGCGCAGATCCTCGCGCTGCTGTTCCCCGGCTTCTCGCGCTCCGGCGCGACGATGTCCGCGGGCCTGATGCTCGACCTCGAACGGGTGGCCGCGACCAGGCTCTCCTTCTTCCTCGGCATCCCCGCCCTCACCGGCGCCGGCCTGTACGAGCTGAAGGACGCCCTGGGCGCCGGGGTCAGCACGACGCCGCTGGTCGTCGGCACCGCGGTCTCCTTCGTGGTCGCCTACGGCTCGATCGCCTGGCTGCTGAAGTACGTCGCCAAGCACTCCTTCAACGCCTTCGTCGCCTATCGGATCGCCATCGGCGTGATCCTCCTCGGCCTGCTCGGCTCGGGGGTGCTGACCGCCTGA
- a CDS encoding PP2C family protein-serine/threonine phosphatase produces the protein MSTAVAATPGAAPDEPLYRVLLIEDDQGDALLVEELLHDTGLRFELTTRPTLAEARAALAAHPADCILLDLHLPDATGTAAVTAVRAVAPHTAVIVLTGLAEAQAGTEAMAAGAQDYLVKGKVEADLLHRTVRYAVYRSQTERASIEAQAARLRAEENARLERGLLPPPILGTSTVTVTARYLPGATTALLGGDFLDVVEGDDGLLHAVVGDVSGHGPDAAALGVLLRIAWRSLVLGGHRGESLLHLMERILIAERGNQVLFATCTLLTLDQNATTATLHLAGHHEPLLTTAHGTRELTAAHGIALGIAPGLGSWTPTVIPLPADGALTLYTDGLTEGHDGTTKGRLGVDGLLRLIGTLPPADPAAHVDLLIKETHALNAGRHTDDLAVLRLDWGSRPPSD, from the coding sequence ATGAGCACGGCCGTGGCAGCCACCCCCGGCGCCGCCCCCGACGAACCGCTGTACCGCGTCCTCCTCATCGAGGACGACCAGGGCGACGCCCTGCTCGTGGAGGAGCTCCTCCACGACACCGGGCTGCGGTTCGAACTCACCACCCGGCCCACCCTCGCCGAGGCCCGCGCCGCCCTCGCCGCCCACCCGGCCGACTGCATCCTCCTCGACCTGCACCTGCCCGACGCCACGGGCACCGCCGCGGTCACCGCCGTCCGCGCCGTCGCCCCCCACACGGCAGTGATCGTCCTCACCGGCTTGGCGGAGGCCCAGGCGGGCACCGAGGCGATGGCCGCCGGCGCCCAGGACTACCTCGTCAAGGGCAAGGTCGAGGCGGACCTGCTGCACCGCACCGTGCGCTACGCCGTGTACCGCAGCCAGACCGAGCGCGCCAGCATCGAGGCCCAGGCCGCCCGCCTGCGGGCCGAGGAGAACGCCCGCCTGGAGCGGGGGCTGCTGCCCCCGCCGATCCTCGGCACCTCCACGGTCACGGTGACCGCCCGCTACCTGCCCGGAGCCACCACGGCCCTGCTCGGCGGGGACTTCCTCGACGTCGTGGAGGGCGACGACGGACTGCTGCACGCCGTCGTCGGCGACGTCAGCGGACACGGCCCCGACGCCGCCGCACTCGGCGTGCTGCTGCGGATCGCCTGGCGCTCCCTGGTACTCGGCGGACACCGCGGCGAGAGCCTGCTCCACCTGATGGAGCGCATCCTGATCGCCGAACGCGGCAACCAGGTGCTCTTCGCCACCTGCACGCTCCTCACGCTCGACCAGAACGCCACCACGGCCACCCTCCACCTGGCCGGCCACCACGAGCCCCTGCTCACCACGGCGCACGGCACCCGTGAGCTGACCGCCGCCCACGGCATCGCCCTGGGCATCGCCCCCGGACTGGGCAGCTGGACCCCGACCGTCATCCCCCTCCCGGCCGACGGCGCGCTCACCCTCTACACCGACGGCCTCACCGAGGGGCACGACGGGACGACGAAGGGACGGCTCGGCGTCGACGGCCTGCTCCGACTGATCGGCACCCTGCCCCCGGCCGACCCGGCCGCCCACGTCGACCTCCTCATCAAGGAGACCCACGCCCTCAACGCCGGCCGCCACACCGACGACCTCGCCGTCCTCCGCCTCGACTGGGGCAGCCGCCCCCCGTCGGACTGA
- a CDS encoding DeoR/GlpR family DNA-binding transcription regulator, giving the protein MLAQQRRALILEYVRRDGAVRVADLVEELGVSDMTIRRDLDALARSGGVEKVHGGAVAVTGPTATTDEPGFEAKSTRESAAKAALADAAAALVEPGTVVALSAGTTSFAVASRLLTVPRLTVVTNSLPVAELLRTARRELGDAAPTLLVTGGSPTRSAALVGPLADQAVRSLHMDLLILGTHGVSEQAGLTTPNLAEAETNRALVAAARRVAVVADHTKWGVVALSSFATLADVDCFVTDDGISGQARAVLEDTVGELVVAPVPKD; this is encoded by the coding sequence ATGCTGGCGCAGCAGCGTCGGGCGCTCATCCTGGAGTACGTCCGCAGGGACGGCGCCGTCCGGGTCGCCGACCTGGTCGAGGAGCTCGGCGTCTCGGACATGACCATCCGCCGGGACCTCGACGCGCTCGCCCGCAGCGGCGGAGTGGAGAAGGTCCACGGCGGCGCCGTCGCGGTGACCGGACCGACCGCGACCACCGACGAACCCGGCTTCGAGGCCAAGTCCACCCGGGAGTCCGCGGCCAAGGCGGCCCTCGCGGACGCGGCCGCCGCCCTGGTCGAGCCCGGCACCGTCGTCGCGCTCTCCGCCGGCACCACGTCCTTCGCCGTCGCCTCGCGACTGCTCACCGTCCCCCGCCTGACCGTCGTCACCAACTCCCTGCCCGTCGCCGAGCTGCTGCGCACCGCCCGCCGGGAGCTGGGCGACGCGGCGCCGACCCTGCTGGTCACCGGCGGCAGCCCGACCCGCTCGGCGGCGCTGGTCGGGCCGCTGGCCGACCAGGCGGTCCGCAGCCTCCACATGGACCTGCTGATCCTCGGCACGCACGGGGTCTCCGAGCAGGCCGGGCTCACCACCCCCAACCTCGCCGAGGCCGAGACCAACCGGGCCCTGGTGGCCGCCGCGCGCCGGGTGGCGGTGGTCGCGGACCACACCAAGTGGGGTGTGGTGGCGCTGAGTTCCTTCGCCACCCTGGCCGACGTGGACTGCTTCGTGACCGACGACGGGATCTCCGGCCAGGCCCGCGCGGTGCTGGAAGACACGGTCGGCGAACTCGTCGTCGCGCCCGTCCCCAAGGACTGA